In Myxocyprinus asiaticus isolate MX2 ecotype Aquarium Trade chromosome 27, UBuf_Myxa_2, whole genome shotgun sequence, the DNA window tgtatttcattttataaaatgtttctgccattctaattgactgaaaaccctactttttcaaactcctcctagggtGTTAATCAGATCTTCAACAAACTTGGCCCAAGTTTGCCCCATGcaggcaaaaagttatcaaaagaattttgatccattaaataATCTAGAAGATACAATCCTATATATATTTGACTAGTGTGGCCCATTATGACTAATATTCCTGTATCTTGTGTGCACAAATGCCAAACTTCACTAATCTGTGTAAATATGgaaaacaggacattctgaggaatTATACAAACTTTCATGAATTTATGATGATGGGGGGGCTAAcagcaaattttaaataatcagccATTTATCTGACCAATGGAAGCTGTAAAACTATTTTTTGTCTACCAGAGAGAGCCACAGGATAAGAAATCCTTTTTAGGTTTTCATGAGTTTATGGatgcatataaatatatttgaagaAACGTAGTACACTGACAATGTCTtctgacttttataatattagtttgcaaataaatctgtgatttccaaaatgattatagataatcaaatgtcaccttaatttttacatatcctaaaaatattgaaaacatatttgtcaagttgccagacatgattaactgtcacattgttttagggatatgtttacatatgtctggaattatattgtgtttatttttccattatccccGTTTCTGTCTCGCGTCATTTCTATATGGTTGCGTCCGAAAggtccggtcggggtctcaggatcacgtgagagtagcccggaccgaactccaggcacgtttcactgacacagaacgcttgcaggtcgcctaccctcttgatggaagtgagcgcagtcaggagggcagtcttcaaggagagttccttaagctcagctgactgcaaaggctcgaagggggctctctgtagaccctgaagaactacagagaggtcccatgagggaacgaggtgcagtctggaggggttcagcctcctggcgcctctcaggaacctgatgatcaggtcgtgcttcactaaggacttaccgtccactgtgtcgtggtgtgctgctatagcagcaacgtacaccttcaaggtggaaggggacagctgcccttccaacctctcctgcaggaaggaaagcaccaatctgactgcgcatctctgggggtcttcccgtcgggaagaacaccacttagcgaacatacGCCACTTagaggcatacaggcacctcgtagagggggacctagcctgagtgatcgtgtctaccaccgagtgaggtccgagaaccatgtctgggtgggccagtagggtgctaccaggacaacctgctcctcgtcctccctgaccttgcacagagtctgtgcaagtaggctcactgggggaaatgcatatttgcgtaggtcaggaggccagctgtgtgtcagcgcatctatgccgaggggtgcctcagtcagggcgtaccagagcgggcagtgggaggattcttgggaggcgaacatgtctacctgtgcctgtccgaatcgactccaaatcagctggaccgcctgagggtggagtctccactctcccctgagggtaacctgccatgacagcgcgtccgctgtagtattgaggtcgcccgggatgtgagtggctcgcagcgacttgaagtgctgctgactccagaggaggagacggcgggtgagttgttaCACACAACGAGAGtccagaccgccttggcagttgacatatgctaccattgccgtgttgtctgtctgaactaacatgtgcttgccctggatcaacggccgaaacctccgcagggcgagcagaattgccaacaactcaaggcagttgatgtgccaatgcagtcgcggacccatccagaggccggcggctgcgtgcccattgcaaacagtgccccagcccattttggaggcgtctgtcgtgaccacgacgtgcctggagaccagttctgcccgtagaaacaagaggttggtccaagggctgaaaagacggtgacagaccggcgtgatgaccacgcaatgtgtcccgtggcaccatgcccatctcgggactcgagtctggagccagtgctgaagtggcctcatatgcatcaacccgagcggggtggccaacgccgaggataccatatgccccaggagcctctgaaaaagtttcagtggaactgctgttttctgtttgaacaccttcaaacaggccagcactgactgggtgcgctcgttcgtaaggcgcgccgtcaaggagactgagtccaactccaaaccgagaaaagagatgctctgaaccgggaggagcttgctcttttcccagttgacccaaagccctagttggctaaggtgtgagagcaccaggtccctacgtgcgcacaacatgtcttgagaatgagctaggatttgccagtcgtcgagatagttgagaatgcgaatgcccacctcccttaacggggcaagggcagcctctacgaccttcgtaaagacgcgaggagacagggacaggccgaaagggaagactatgtactgatacgcctgactctcggacgcaaaccacaggaagggtctgtgtcgaggaagcattgagacatggaagtatgcatccttcaggtctaccgccgtgaaccaatcttgatgccggacgctcgccagaatgcgtttttgcgtcagcatcttgaacgggagtctgtgtaaagcctagttcagaactcacaggtcccagattggccgcaacccaccgccttttttttggaaagacgcgtctttatagaaagaaatatactcttttagaaaaatatactctttcatttctgccgaagcgccaaggggcattctctgcagttcATCAGtgtagaggggggagaagccactgaaatgcgccgtcagatccagcagaggtgaatgaacagtagtattcagctcagtgagcatgaccgttcggcttcgaagagaaaatctgaatgagtggttgcataccagctcattttatacctgtatgtccggggagtgccatgcaaataccactcgccaattttcattggccttttatcaaagaccagaggtgtctcgggctcccaagagtgacccctagtgacactgcatcgacacaacatcgagtgagtgatagatagggaacaagGTTGTAAGGGACAGACTCTCTTCAATGGCCTGGACAGCTGTTTAAAATGGGTGTCaatcattcagctgatgaaacatagaaaatgaaaataaattttttatttagaaaataaaaaaatgtgtgtgtttgtgtgtgtgtaatcttgTATTTTATGTACACAAAACAGTACACATCTGTGATTAAGTACAATCAAATtaagtttgattatttttattaaatgaaacataaactaGCCAGAGCAAAGAAGAACATCCGACATCAACACAAGTAGCAATAGAAGAGGACAAAGGAGAAAATGCACACCTGAAAATGAGAAAAAGCGACTGTTGCGTTTACATTTCTGAGGAACATCCTCCTCTTTTGCCTTCTTTCCAGCTTTTCTCTTGCTTATTTAGGCACTGAAGTTTTcctacaaaataattttgttcatataaaatgttttaaggatttaatgATTGGTGTACATCTTCtttgtaaacaatgacattttaaacatatatttCTAACCACAGTGTTACTACAGATTTTGGCTGTATTTCAAAGGTAGACAATTCCATCAAGGTAAGACTGAAAGAGAGACATACTTTACAAAACTGTAGGACTGCACTTGGAAAAGTTAACTCGACAAATGAATGTAGTGATGATGTTTTTTCTGATGATGATGCAGTTTATTAtgccctttattatttattttgaaagaaaaagaaaaaaaaaagaaaaaagaaatctttACACAATTTCAATGAAGCACTTGTCATAGAAGTCGTGTAGATTTTCTAATACTTATGCAATCTTCATTACATGGGCAATGTTTGCTTAcactataaaaatcataattgctCAATCGAAGTACTTTAGCAATCATTTTAAATCATACTACAAGTCACATTTAAACTTTTGGTCCTGACTTAATATGTTctatttgtgtttatgtgtttgtatgtAATTATGTATGGTTGGTACAATCTTTTTACATGCGGTAGTACAGTAGCtacacaaaaattataaaaaatatttgtgtattttttgtcacaaagaataaaaaaaaagagataaaattaattatataagTCTTCAGCACCCCTGATGTTTCTATTTTATtaacttaaataaatattgaattattttatttactcacaTGTATTCTCTTGATGCTAAATGTACATTATACAGCAAAGAAAACTAAAGATGACTGCTTGTTTCTCTTCATGTAAAAACCAACTTAAACATCTGCAAATCTCATTAAAATCTTCTAAAATCTCTCATTAAGTCACTGTTCTTAAGTCACCAGAACAATGCTGATGGAGCACTTTTATAATGATGGTGTAACATTAACTACATCACTAATCCACTCATAagcataaattattaaataaaatgtagagAGTGTTTGTACAAAGAAATCTCACAACATgtcaaatatataatttaagtgattaatagcaacaacaacaaaacaaacaaataaataaataaataataattcatgGAACACTGATCTCAGCCTTCATAGAGTAAAATATGATGGGCACAATTAGTCTAATTGTAAAATTCCTAAATGGGTCATAAAGCATTGGCTGCATGCTGATTATGTCTCTGATACTTTTATTTTTCATGCTAATAACGCATGAAATCATTGAAAAGTCACTTTTTCAAAATTTTAATCCACATTTTCAAAACACTGTTTGCCTttaaatgatttatatatattttaacaacaGGCCTGTTCTGCAAGCAACCTTGAGCAGGCCTAGCCAAATTGTTTCTTCTGAATAGTTTTATAGTAactatcttttttttgttttttagtcattttttaccATTGATCTTTCCATAGTCCACCCTCATTTTTCAACAGTTTTCTGATTGTTTCAACACATTCGTTTTTTCTAGTCTTCAAGCTGCTGGTGCAATGGCTTCATTGTTTTTACATGGAATTCCCACAGACAGTCAACTGTACCAATACCACGATAAAATATGATCAATCCAACAGCAGATGTTGTTCACCAGATTTGCATTTAAAGCCAATACCACTAGCAGTTCTTGACTGACATATTTTCTTTATCTGAGTGTTACATActcaaaatgttctttttttttcagttaagtaCCGGGATGTTCTCTCATGCTCAAAGATAGATTGTTTGTGATGGACATTTTAGGTTGCAGATTTCTCCTGTGTACACCTTTCCATCTGTTTCATACATACAGCTAAACCAGTCCTgtctgcatgtgtatgtgtaGGGGATAGGGGTGGTATATAAGTGGGGACTGGCCATTTGGAATGTAATAGTTGCTGAAGTTGTGGTCTGCCATGTATGGTGCAGGCTGGTAGTAGCAGGTTACATTGTTTGCATTTGGGATGATGTTCTGCTCTCCCAGGACTTTGAGTGCTAGAATGGTTATCATGTTGAGGGTCTGGCGGCGCTCGTGTCCCATCAGGCACACAGTGCTCTCATTGACTACTCTTCGAAGTGTCATCAAGTAATCATATTTGCTTTTCTCCTCTCCAATGAAATGGCTGCGCAAGTACGATTCGATTTTACGCTGCTGCTCATTCACGTCAGGGAAGTCAATAAAAAATCGCGAACACATGTAGCGCTCGAGTGTCTTAATTTCAGTTTCACTGGCGGGTTTGAAGTCCCGGACGAGCAGATTGCTGTACTTAAGCAGGCCTCCGCCCCTGATTTCTTCAGGATTGCGTGTTGCGATTAGCCGGTAACGCAGGTGGTCCATAGCCTGCTCAAAGTCACCATACATGCTCTCAGCCATCACTGTAATGCAAGGCAGCTCTTTTGGAGGCAGCGAGGGCTCTTTAGTGTCTGAAGCCAATGTTTCTGAAATCTCAGAAATAACTGCCTGGCTAGCTGAGGACATAGAAGTTTCTAACATATGTGATGATACTGCAGAGGGTTCCAAAAGCTGCGGAAGAACTTCAGAAGGTACTAGAACTTCAAGGGATACTTCAGAGGGATTCATGACATCAAGACATGTAGCTGTAGGTTCtaaaagaggttctgagattctGGTTGGTTCTAGGCTTGTTGTTAAAGATATGGGAGGTTCTAGTGGATTTGTAAAATTTGGTGTGGATACTGTGAGGCCTTGAACCTTTGATAAACAGACAGGTGGTTCTAACACATGTGCAATTAGTTCTGGGGGTTCTTTAGTCTTTGGACATGGCACAAGATGTTCCTGAGTCTGGAGAACTTGTGGTGATAGAACATGTTCAGAGCATGAGGAACTGCTCCCTACCCCTTCTGAATCAACAGTATAGTTTGCAGACAGTAGTTTCAATGGTTGAGAGGGACAATTTGTAACCTTACTGACAGGTCCTTGGGGCTGAGTGAAATATTTTGGTGATGTGGAGTCATCAACTTGGGTACAAGTCTCAGTATCTTTCTTTTTGGGAGAGGTTGGGCTGAGGTGAAAACTATCATCTGCCtgaagcaaaggctgtgaatttaCATGAATGAGAGGTGCCATTGTCGTACACTTTACAGTCTGGACCCTTTCAGTAAAAAGCTGGTCTTGATCTTTTGGGAGGTTGTTGAGTTTGGTCAAAGGGGTTAGAATAGGGATATGGGTAGCTTCACCAGTCTCTGGCTCTGAGCTCTGCACTTGAGTTTGAGGGCTTTCCTCTGGTGATAGACTTATGGATAATGTCTTTTCTGAATGCACATCATTCTCCAGAGCAGTAACAGTAAAAGCTCTGGTAGAAATGGCTAGTTTTTTTGACTGTGAGTCTTTTTCTGAGGCACTGGATAATTCAAAGCCTTTTGTTGTAAGACCTGGTAATTTGACCTGCTTTGGTAATGATTCCTTTGGGTAAGCATTAGGTGGATTCAAAACCTGACAAGTAGTAACATCTGAATTATTTGACACAGATTTTTCAGATGAAAATGGTACAGGAGTTGCCTTTTTGGACATTTTCCGAGGAGGTTTTGGTGAGGAATGCTTGAGAACGACCATTTGTGAACTTCGAGTGTTTTTCTTGGCAGGGGGTGGTAGAGGATACTCAGAATATGATTCCAATGCTGTTTGTGTAAGAAATGTAATGGGAGCAGGTCGGAATGTGCATCGCTCACCAAAGGTCCCTGTGGTTGAAAGACATGAGAAGTCTGTATGTACCATTTCTAGCCATGGTTGGGCATCAACTGACTTTATATCTAACATGTATTCAGTTTTGTTAGAATCCACTGTAGTAATATATGTTTCAACTGGAGGATTTGTCTCTTTAACAGACAtggtttctttttttactgtaaccaGTTCATTTTTTTCCCCTGAGTCAATACTTGTTTCATTTGTATTTACCTCTAGTAGTGTCTCTGTAAGAAGAGCCACATTTTCAGTAAGTTCATGCTCTGATATTTGCTCCATAGACTCAGGCTGAGTTGTAGTTTCAGCCAGCTCTGCCCCTACATCTTTTTTAACTGTTTCAAGATCTGGTTCTTGTTCTGAATATTTAGACTGTTCCTCGCAGTCACAGAAACTCTGCATGTCATCAGTTTTGCAGGACATGTCAATGTCAGTTTCTTGGTGATGACCAATGTTAGCAGAGCTGAGGGATGGCTCATCCGTCAGGCCTGACTGAATCCCAATTCTTTCAGCTGAAGGAGAGACCTGCTCTTTCTCTTTTAGCTCCATAACCTCTCTCCACTCAGCCTCCAAATAAGATTGTAGCATGCTGTCCAGGATGATCTGGAAGGAGTCCACACTGAATTCAAACTGTCGTCGTAGAGAGTTGACAAACTTGAGCTCCACGTTCTTCCCGCTATTGTTTGAGAGAGAGATAAGGCTCCATCTGTCATATTCATTGAACACTTTGACCATTTTTTGTACATATGCCTCTTTCATGGTGAGAGCTGTGATTTTGTCTTTGTTGACTCCTTTAGGTAGGAAGTCCAGCAGACAGCCCAGAACCACCTCCTTGATGATCTGGAAGTCCTCCTGTTTTGGAAGCTCCACACCAAAGATGATATCTAGGTCTTTATAGCTGGTGCCATTCTCTTTGACCAGCACATGACTGGCTGTTGAGCCATTGAGACGGACATCTCTCACCTTGATGTTCTTCAAAATCAGTCTGTCTCTGACCACATGGATGATGTCCTTAGGCTTAATTTCCAGGGTTGGGAAATTGCCCCTACCATGaatgggaatgacctctgtaagAACCTGGTCCAAAGTCTCCACCTGCTCTTGTGTTAGCGTGTGAAACCGGCGGTCATCTTTCAACTCTGTCATGTTCACTGGATCTGGGGGGAATACAGAGAGAGACAAAGTTGATTAATGAAAAGAGACTACTGAATGCATTATTTCATAGACCTTATACACAGTAGAGCAATATTTGAGTTTTGGCAGGAATTAAAattaggctgtgagggatagtctcttcaatggcatgcactgtatacagctgtataaagctcctagattacATCTTATTTTTCACAACTCATGtattctggagttttttgtctaattaattttttttttctttttctttttttcttttttttttttttttttggaaatatgttttttcagtgtttcataagcaaaaccaaaacactttaaacaacagtacaacccattaaagagactgtaagtctattccTTACAGCCTCGTTtctcattcccatcaaaaatgaaagaatgtgcTAATGTTAATAAGGTCAATTgtgcaatttaaataaaatatctatttatttttagcaATACTTTTTATATGGAGTGGTTAAAGCTGTACTGACAGTTTTgattagcagaaaaaaaaaaaaaaaaaggaatgattaGGCTTCATTAAAGGgtcatccttatgccatcccagatgtgtatgacttttatctgctgaactcaaactaagatttttagaagaatatttcagctctgtaggtcctcaaaatgcaagtgaatgggtgcaaaattttgacgctccaaaaaagcacataatagacatcataaaagtaaagttaaatcaatgtcttcagaagtgatatgataggtgtgggtgagaaacagatcgaaatttaagtccttttgtactataaattctcctccctgctcagtcaatctccactttaactttcacattcacattcttcttcttgtgtttttggtgattcacattcttcatgcatatcgcaccctactgggcagggagaagaatttctagcaaaaaagaacttaaatatttatctgtttctcatccacacctatcatatcacttttgaagctATGGATTAAAactctggagttgtatggattattttatgctgctttttggagcatccaaattttgcacccattctcttgcattgtgaggacctatagagctgaaatattcttctaaaaatcataatttgtttctgcagaagatagaaagtcatacacatctgggatggcatgagggtgagtaaatgatgagagaattttcatttttgggtgaactattcctttaaggagtttttcttttttaatacttTCATTTGAAATTATATATGAAGCCTGGCAAGACTCatgcaattttatatatatatatatatatatatatatatatatatatatatatatatatatatatatatatatatatatatattaaatgtgatGTTTTTAAGCAACAATTAATATATGGTGTGATGAAAGCTACAGTATATTGAATTAAGTTATATTggcagggggaaaaaaacaccaatacattttactttattaatacatttgaatCTAGCAAGATCCATgcaaatatttttgcaattatatatttcatatagACTCTTTATTTCACATTCATactctttattttaatatttgcttATGCCTTGATAGGCTTGTCTTCTGTGTCACAACATATTTCCGGATGACTCACAACATGAGGTAGAAGATTTTAgcacttttcacatttttgagGTTGGGACCAGTTACTTTTATCAGTACAAATGTTTTGTACTGATAAAAGTAACTGGTCCCAACCTCAAAAATGGGACCAGTTATCCTCTGTAAAATACAAGGCTGGAACTAGATTTCATTAAGACTTGATCAGTTTTAATATACATTGACAAAAAGTAAACTCAGCAGATTTTTTTGCTTGTCATGAATCAGGAAAATAAACATCTCACAAGACTGCACCATTTATGGTAATGACATTATTTCAGCATTTCATATAAAGGTGGAATATTAGATCAGCGAACCTATGCAAGAAAGTGTCTATTGATCGGCTTTCTGCCAGTGCTGACAACCGCATGACTCACTGCCAACAGAATGAATTAATCATCACAGcgtcattaattaaaaaaaataaaaccatgaaCAGGTATGGGAGAGAGCTAAAAATCA includes these proteins:
- the LOC127418139 gene encoding uncharacterized protein LOC127418139, encoding MTELKDDRRFHTLTQEQVETLDQVLTEVIPIHGRGNFPTLEIKPKDIIHVVRDRLILKNIKVRDVRLNGSTASHVLVKENGTSYKDLDIIFGVELPKQEDFQIIKEVVLGCLLDFLPKGVNKDKITALTMKEAYVQKMVKVFNEYDRWSLISLSNNSGKNVELKFVNSLRRQFEFSVDSFQIILDSMLQSYLEAEWREVMELKEKEQVSPSAERIGIQSGLTDEPSLSSANIGHHQETDIDMSCKTDDMQSFCDCEEQSKYSEQEPDLETVKKDVGAELAETTTQPESMEQISEHELTENVALLTETLLEVNTNETSIDSGEKNELVTVKKETMSVKETNPPVETYITTVDSNKTEYMLDIKSVDAQPWLEMVHTDFSCLSTTGTFGERCTFRPAPITFLTQTALESYSEYPLPPPAKKNTRSSQMVVLKHSSPKPPRKMSKKATPVPFSSEKSVSNNSDVTTCQVLNPPNAYPKESLPKQVKLPGLTTKGFELSSASEKDSQSKKLAISTRAFTVTALENDVHSEKTLSISLSPEESPQTQVQSSEPETGEATHIPILTPLTKLNNLPKDQDQLFTERVQTVKCTTMAPLIHVNSQPLLQADDSFHLSPTSPKKKDTETCTQVDDSTSPKYFTQPQGPVSKVTNCPSQPLKLLSANYTVDSEGVGSSSSCSEHVLSPQVLQTQEHLVPCPKTKEPPELIAHVLEPPVCLSKVQGLTVSTPNFTNPLEPPISLTTSLEPTRISEPLLEPTATCLDVMNPSEVSLEVLVPSEVLPQLLEPSAVSSHMLETSMSSASQAVISEISETLASDTKEPSLPPKELPCITVMAESMYGDFEQAMDHLRYRLIATRNPEEIRGGGLLKYSNLLVRDFKPASETEIKTLERYMCSRFFIDFPDVNEQQRKIESYLRSHFIGEEKSKYDYLMTLRRVVNESTVCLMGHERRQTLNMITILALKVLGEQNIIPNANNVTCYYQPAPYMADHNFSNYYIPNGQSPLIYHPYPLHIHMQTGLV